From a single Arachis hypogaea cultivar Tifrunner chromosome 3, arahy.Tifrunner.gnm2.J5K5, whole genome shotgun sequence genomic region:
- the LOC140183578 gene encoding cytochrome P450 716B1-like, with the protein MEVVKFLAFPAALTLLFLCLHFITKIVKLRKHPNLHVPPGSLGWPVVGETFSYLHAAKGRNTVRPAGNKFLFTNENKDVQGWIPSSVAKLLRSSVVNKVGEDAKMARKLLLSFLSAEALRNFVPKMDTIAQLHINTHWQGKEQVVVYSQCSYTHMHWLLAYF; encoded by the exons ATGGAGGTGGTCAAATTTCTAGCATTCCCAGCAGCTTTGACACTCTTGTTCCTTTGTCTTCATTTCATCACGAAAATTGTCAAACTTAGAAAGCATCCAAATCTGCATGTTCCTCCTGGAAGCCTAGGATGGCCTGTTGTTGGAGAAACCTTCAGCTATTTGCACGCAGCTAAGGGCAGAAACACGGTGCG CCCGGCAGGGAACAAGTTCTTGTTTACCAATGAGAACAAGGATGTCCAGGGATGGATTCCATCCTCGGTAGCAAAGCTGTTAAGGTCCTCTGTGGTTAACAAGGTTGGTGAAGATGCAAAGATGGCTAGAAAGTTGCTCTTGAGCTTTCTTAGTGCAGAAGCACTCAGGAATTTTGTGCCAAAAATGGATACCATTGCTCAGCTCCACATAAACACTCATTGGCAAG GAAAGGAGCAGGTGGTTGTGTATTCACAGTGCAGCTATACACATATGCATTGGCTGCTTGCTTATTTTTAA
- the LOC112791284 gene encoding protein MET1, chloroplastic has protein sequence MSLSSSSLYSSLTLPRTTHQVLYTKPKFLSSRNPSFSGVSYFSSNPLLSKPFFFVAKASSEVGSEASSAKSEGEGEQEDEEEEKYEEYEVELEQPYGIKFAKGRDGGTYIDAIAPGGAADRAGVFTVGDKVIATSAVFGTEIWPAAEYGRTMYTIRQRIGPLLMKMQKRYGKIDYGGELTEKEIIRAERNSGVISNRVREIQMQNYMRKKEQKGRRENDLREGLLLYKNGKYEEALEKFESVLGSKPEPEEAAVASYNVACCYSKLNQIQAALSSLEEALNAGFEDFKRIRNDPDLANVRASEEFDPLVKRFDESFINENAINAIKSLFGFGKK, from the exons ATGTCTTTGTCTTCGTCTTCTCTTTACTCTTCACTCACATTGCCAAGAACCACCCACCAAGTTCTTTACACCAAACCCAAGTTCCTTTCTTCCAGAAACCCCTCTTTCTCAGGTGTTTCTTACTTTTCCTCAAACCCCCTTTTGTCAAAGCCCTTCTTTTTTGTGGCTAAGGCATCATCTGAGGTTGGGTCAGAAGCATCATCAGCCAAGAGTGAAGGAGAAGGAGAACAAGAAGACGAAGAGGAGGAGAAATATGAGGAGTATGAAGTAGAGCTGGAGCAGCCATATGGAATCAAATTTGCAAAGGGAAGAGATGGTGGCACTTACATTGATGCTATTGCACCAGGTGGAGCTGCTGATAGGGCTGGTGTCTTCACTGTTGGTGATAAAGTTATTGCCACCAG TGCAGTTTTTGGGACTGAAATTTGGCCGGCCGCGGAGTATGGAAGGACAATGTACACAATTCGCCAAAGAATTGGCCCGTTGCTTATGAAAATGCAGAAGAGATATG GAAAGATTGATTATGGTGGTGAATTAACTGAGAAGGAGATTATCAGAGCTGAGAGGAACTCTGGTGTAATCAGTAACAGAGTCAGGGAAATTCAA ATGCAAAACTACATGAGGAAAAAGGAACAGAAAGGGCGCAGAGAAAATGATTTGAGAGAAGGATTACTGCTATACAA GAACGGCAAATATGAGGAAGCGCTGGAGAAATTCGAGTCTGTTTTGGGGTCTAAACCAGAACCCGAAGAAGCAGCAGTAGCAAGTTATAATGTAGCTTGTTGTTACTCTAAGCTAAACCAG ATTCAAGCTGCACTTTCTTCACTTGAAGAAGCATTGAATGCTGGATTTGAAGACTTCAAG AGAATCAGAAATGATCCTGACCTGGCCAATGTAAGAGCATCGGAGGAGTTCGATCCACTCGTGAAAAGATTCGATGAATCGTTTATCAATGAGAATGCCATCAATGCCATTAAATCTCTTTTTGGCTTTGGTAAGAAATAA
- the LOC112791283 gene encoding probable serine/threonine-protein kinase PBL16 — MGNCLCRLESSDYRVSSNAKPDSTREENQAMKQRNDNSRLPTNPEEVENLLLRRDSAANPLIVFSYDELKIITANFRPDRVLGGGGFGSVYKGFISEELRQGLPTLPVAVKVHDGDNSHQGHREWLAEVIFLGQLSHPNLVKLIGYCCEDEHRVLIYEFMARGSVENNLFSKILLPLPWSIRMKIAFGAAKGLAFLHEAEKPVIYRDFKTSNILLDLDYNAKLSDFGLAKDGPVGDESHVSTRIMGTYGYAAPEYIMTGHLTPRSDVYSFGVVLLELLTGRKSLDKLRPAREQNLADWALPLLKEKKKLLNIIDPRLEGDYPIKGVHKAAMLAYHCLNRNPKARPLMRDIVDSLEPLQAHNEIPIQKTLTIISEVSEADLRKGKMQNH, encoded by the exons ATGGGGAATTGCTTGTGTAGGTTGGAATCTTCAGATTATAGAGTCTCTTCTAATGCAAAGCCAG ATTCAACGAGAGAGGAAAACCAGGCAATGAAACAAAGGAATGATAATAGTAGGTTACCAACAAATCCTGAGGAAGTGGAAAACCTACTATTACGCCGTGATTCAGCTGCGAATCCATTGATTGTATTCAGTTATGATGAACTAAAGATAATAACTGCAAATTTTAGGCCGGATCGTGTGTTGGGGGGTGGCGGATTTGGAAGTGTATATAAAGGGTTCATCTCTGAGGAGTTAAGGCAGGGTCTTCCTACTCTTCCTGTGGCTGTTAAGGTTCATGATGGTGATAACAGTCATCAAGGCCACAGAGAATGGTTG GCAGAAGTCATATTTTTGGGGCAGCTATCACATCCGAATCTAGTCAAATTAATTGGATACTGCTGTGAAGATGAACATAGGGTGCTAATTTATGAGTTTATGGCCCGTGGAAGTGTCGAAAACAATTTGTTCTCCA AAATATTGCTTCCATTGCCATGGTCCATAAGAATGAAGATTGCATTTGGAGCTGCAAAGGGACTTGCATTTCTTCACGAGGCAGAGAAACCTGTCATCTATCGTGATTTCAAAACATCAAATATTTTATTGGACCTG GACTATAATGCAAAACTTTCTGACTTTGGCCTTGCTAAAGATGGGCCAGTTGGAGATGAATCCCATGTTTCGACTCGCATAATGGGAACATATGGCTATGCTGCACCGGAGTACATAATGACAG GTCATTTGACCCCTAGAAGTGATGTTTACAGCTTTGGGGTTGTTCTTCTGGAACTTCTGACGGGAAGAAAATCGCTAGACAAGTTAAGGCCAGCAAGAGAACAGAACCTTGCAGATTGGGCTCTTCCTCTgctgaaggagaagaagaaacttCTAAACATCATAGATCCAAGGCTTGAAGGTGACTATCCAATAAAAGGTGTTCACAAGGCTGCAATGCTTGCTTACCATTGCTTGAACCGCAATCCAAAGGCTCGGCCACTAATGCGAGATATTGTGGACTCATTGGAGCCTTTGCAGGCACACAATGAGATCCCTATCCAAAAAACATTGACCATAATTAGTGAAgtttctgaagctgatttaagaaaaggaaaaatgCAGAATCACTGA
- the LOC112791281 gene encoding beta-amyrin 28-monooxygenase, which yields MEVAKLLGLPALLFLLVLCFQLIRKFVKLGKKPNLHLPPGSLGWPIVGETFEFMRESKKGNMSRFTLERMEKYDSRVFKTSFLGDPMAVFCGMAGNKFLFSNENKQVQLWWPSSIRKLLRTSLVTKIGEDAKLTRKLLLSFLSAEALRNFVPKMDSIARSHLNTHWKGKEQVIVYSTTQLYTYSLACCLFLSIEDPAHVSKFSSKFEGLVKGMLGFPVNLPGTKFHQAVKAADEIRKEIKMLVRQRKVDLEEKASASPSQDLLSHLLVTPDASGRFMPQEEIIDIMLQLLFAGHDTSRSALSSIMKYLGEMPQVYEQVLEEQLDISRGKGTGELLQWDDVQKMKYSWNVASEVMRLSPPVAGAYREATGDFTFAGYTIPKGWKLNWTTFSTHMDPAHFPNPKVFDASRFEGEGPAPYSYVPFGGGPRMCLGLEFARLEILVFMHHIVKHFKWDLVNPNEKFKYDPLLEPENGLPIRLHPRPV from the exons atggagGTGGCCAAGCTTCTAGGCTTGCCAGCACTTTTGTTTCTCTTGGTCCTTTGTTTTCAGCTGATAAGAAAGTTTGTGAAACTGGGAAAGAAGCCAAATCTTCATCTTCCCCCTGGAAGCTTAGGATGGCCGATAGTCGGAGAAACCTTTGAGTTTATGCGCGAATCTAAGAAGGGAAACATGTCAAGGTTCACACTAGAGAGAATGGAGAAATATGACTCCAGAGTGTTCAAGACTTCATTTCTTGGAGATCCAATGGCTGTGTTTTGCGGCATGGCCGGGAACAAGTTCTTGTTCAGCAATGAGAACAAACAAGTCCAATTATGGTGGCCCTCTTCAATAAGGAAGCTGTTAAGGACATCTCTGGTTACTAAGATTGGTGAAGATGCAAAGTTGACTAGAAAGTTGCTATTGAGCTTTCTTAGTGCAGAAGCACTCAGGAATTTCGTGCCCAAAATGGATAGCATTGCTCGGAGCCATTTAAACACACATTGGAAAG GAAAGGAGCAGGTGATTGTGTATTCCACAACACAGCTATACACATATTCATTGGCTTGTTGCCTATTTTTGAGCATTGAAGACCCTGCCCATGTATCAAAGTTTTCATCCAAGTTTGAAGGGCTTGTGAAAGGCATGCTTGGCTTCCCCGTCAACTTGCCCGGAACAAAATTCCATCAAGCCGTGAAAGCCGCAGACGAAATAAGGAAAGAGATTAAAATGCTTGTAAGGCAAAGGAAAGTGGATTTGGAAGAGAAGGCGTCTGCATCACCTAGCCAAGACCTTTTGTCACATTTGCTTGTCACACCTGATGCCAGTGGAAGATTCATGCCCCAAGAGGAGATCATTGACATCATGCTACAGCTGCTTTTTGCTGGCCACGACACTTCTCGGTCGGCCTTATCGTCTATCATGAAGTATCTTGGCGAAATGCCTCAAGTTTATGAACAGGTTTTGGAAG AACAACTCGACATAAGCCGAGGGAAAGGGACAGGGGAGTTGTTGCAATGGGATGATGTTCAGAAAATGAAGTATTCTTGGAATGTTGCATCTGAAGTCATGAGGCTATCACCACCTGTTGCTGGTGCTTACAGAGAAGCAACAGGGGATTTTACCTTTGCTGGCTATACCATTCCTAAGGGCTGGAAG TTGAACTGGACCACTTTCTCGACACACATGGATCCGGCACACTTTCCGAATCCCAAAGTTTTTGATGCATCGAGGTTTGAAGGGGAAGGTCCTGCACCCTATTCATATGTTCCATTTGGAGGAGGGCCTCGAATGTGTTTGGGACTAGAGTTTGCAAGGCTAGAGATACTTGTGTTCATGCATCACATTGTGAAACACTTCAAGTGGGATTTGGTGAATCCAAATGAGAAGTTTAAGTATGATCCCTTGCTTGAGCCAGAAAATGGACTTCCAATTCGGCTTCACCCTCGCCCTGTCTAA
- the LOC112791282 gene encoding beta-amyrin 28-monooxygenase: MKYLGDLSEVYEQVLKEQLEISRGKGTGELLQWEDAQKMKYSWNVASEVMRLSPPVNTNFKEAIRDFNYAGYTIPKGWKLRWATCSTHMDPEYFPNPEAFDASRFEGEGPTAYSYVPFGGGPRMCLGIELARLEILVFMHHIVKRFKWDLVNPDEKFKHDPLLEPVKGLPVRLHPHHV; encoded by the exons ATGAAGTATCTTGGCGACCTGTCTGAAGTATATGAACAAGTTTTGAAAG AACAACTCGAAATTAGCAGAGGGAAAGGGACAGGGGAATTGTTACAATGGGAGGATGCTCAGAAAATGAAATACTCATGGAATGTTGCATCTGAGGTCATGAGGCTATCCCCTCCAGTGAATACTAATTTCAAAGAAGCAATAAGGGATTTTAACTATGCTGGCTATACCATTCCTAAAGGGTGGAAG CTGCGTTGGGCCACGTGTTCAACACACATGGATCCAGAATACTTCCCGAATCCGGAAGCTTTTGATGCATCAAGGTTTGAAGGGGAAGGTCCTACAGCCTATTCATATGTTCCATTTGGGGGAGGGCCTAGAATGTGTCTGGGAATAGAGCTTGCAAGGTTGGAGATACTTGTGTTCATGCATCACATTGTGAAACGGTTCAAGTGGGATTTGGTGAATCCTGATGAGAAGTTTAAGCATGATCCCTTGCTTGAGCCAGTAAAAGGACTTCCGGTTCGGCTACACCCTCACCATGTCTAG